A window of Kribbella sp. NBC_00382 genomic DNA:
GCAAGCACTCCGCGGGCGACTACCTGCGCGGGCTGGCCAAGGGCTGCGTCGACGGCGTGCTGATGTTCGGGGTCGGCAAGTTCCTCAGCGTGGGACTGCGCTCGGTCCGGCCCTTCGCCCGGTACCTCGACGAGGCGGCCGAGACGGCGGCCAAGGCCTGCAGCTTCACCGGCGAGACGCTGGTACTGATGGCCGACGGCTCCAAGAAGCCCATCTCGCAGGTGGAGGTCGGCGACGAGGTACTGGCGACCGATCCCGAGACCGGCGAGCAGGGGCCGCACAAGGTCACCCAGGTCTTCGAGCACTCCGACCAGGTGATCGATCTCGAAGTGGCCGGTGATGTGGTCACGACGACGGCGAACCACCCGTTCTGGGACGCCACCGACCAGCGGTTCGAGCCGGCCGCCGAGCTCGACCGGGGCGACCAGGTCCAGTCGGCCGACGGCAGGCGCTTCACGATCGGTGGGCTGAAGACCGCCGGCGCGCGGCAGGCGACGGCGTACAACCTCAGCGTCGAGGGCATCCACACGTACCACGTGGGTCCGGACGAGCTGCTGGTGCACAACGCGTGCGTGATCCCGAGGATCACCCCACGCGGCCTGCAGCACTCGTTCGGGCGGCATGCGGAGCAGTGGTTCGGCCGCGAGGTCGGAGCGAGCAAGATGGGCGAGTGGAGCGCGCTGATCCAGCGGGCGTCGCAGAGCGGCAAGGTGTTCCCCTGGTCGAGCGGCTCGACCCTTACCCAGGCACACCTGGCCCGGATCGACGGCAAGTGGTTCGTCGCCCAGTTCGACCGGACCACCGGTGACCTGGTGACGGCCTTCGTACCCAACAACAAACAGGTGTCCGCGATGCTGCGACTATTGGGCAAGTGAGCAAGGACGCGCTCTATCCGGAACCACCGCACCTGACGATCGCAGTGTGGTCGCCCGAGGACGAGGAGTCGGTCTTCGGGCGAGCCTGCGACGTCGTGGTGGCTGCGGGCTGTGTATCGGCCGGGGTAGTCGAGTCGGCGCCTCGCGGGCAGCAGTACGCGATGCTGCAGGACCTGGACGACCGGTCGATCGCACAGCTCGGCGCGGACGCCTTCGAGACGGCCGTGCACGGCCTTGACCCGGTCCGGCGGCCGCTCAGGGCGGGTTATCGGATCAAGGGCTGGGGCACGGTCGTCGTGGAGCACCTCTTCGGTACGGAGGGTGAGACCCACCCGGTGGCGGTGTCACTGGCTGCTGACCGGCTCGGGCTGCCGGACTCCACCTGGAAGGCCAGCGACCGGAAGGCGGCTCGCCGGCTCGCGGAGTGGGCGACTGGCGTACTACGGGAGCTCACGGTCAGTACTGGAGCCGCGTACGGCGCGATCGGGGTGGAGGAGACGCTGCCCACTCCGAGCGCGTTGCGGGCGGGTGCCCCGGTCGGGAGCGTCGTGTTCGTCGGGTCGGCGCTGCCGGACGGCGTACAGGACCGGTTCAGGGCGGCTCTGCCGGGGGTGGAGTGGCCGGGCGGAGTGTTCTTTCCGGGCTGGCACCCGTTCGCCGAGTCGCCGGGCGCGGTCGACCAGAAGAAGCTGACGGGCGCCTCGGTCGCGCTCGGAGGGGCGCTTTCCGGGTCCGCCGAGTGAATTCACGGTACGGAAACGCACCACGGCTCCGCAGTTGGGGCTAGGGGTGGGTACCGTCATCGGGTGCAGAAATGGCCTGGTCGTCCTTATCCCCTCGGAGCCACGTACGACGGTTCCGGTACGAACTTCGCGCTCTTCTCGGAGGTAGCTCAGCAAGTTGACCTGGCACTGATCGGTGACGACGGGTCGGAGCAGTTGGTCCAGCTCACCGAGGTGGACGGTTTCGTCTGGCATGCCTACCTGCCCGCGGTGCAGCCCGGCCAGCGGTACGGGTACCGCGTGCACGGACCGTACGAGCCCGCCAACGGGCACCGGTGCAACCCGTCCAAGCTGCTGCTCGACCCGTACGCGAAGGCCATCGACGGACAGGTCGACGCCGATGAGTCACTGTTCAGTTACCGGTTCGCCAAGCCCGACGAGCTGAACACGATGGACAACCGCGAGCACACCATGCTGTCGGTGGTGACCAACCCGTTCTTCGACTGGGGCAACGACCGGCCGCCGGGGCACGCGTACCACGAGACGGTGATCTACGAGGCGCACGTCAAGGGCCTGACCAAGACCCACCCGGGGCTGCCCGAGGAGATCCGCGGCACGTACGCCGGGATCGGGCACCCGGCGATCATCGAGCACCTCAAGGAGCTCGGGGTGACCGCGATCGAGCTGATGCCGGTGCACCAGTTCGCCCAGGACGGGCACCTGCAGGAGCGGAACCTGTCGAACTACTGGGGCTACAACACGATCGGCTTCTTCGCCCCGCACAACGCCTACTCGTCGCTCGGCGGCCTCGGCCAGCAGGTGACCGAGTTCAAGACGATGGTGCAGGCGCTGCACGAGGCCGACATCGAGGTGATCCTCGACGTCGTCTACAACCACACCGCCGAGGGCAACGAGTTCGGCCCGACGCTGTCCTTCAAGGGCATCGACAACGCCGCGTACTACCGGTTGGTGGACTCCGACAAGTCGCACTACTACGACACCACCGGCACCGGGAACAGCCTGCTGATGCGGCACCCGCACGTGCTGCAACTGATCATGGACTCGCTGCGCTACTGGGTCACCGAGATGCACGTGGACGGCTTCCGGTTCGACCTCGCGTCGACGCTGGCCCGTCAGTTCCACGAAGTGGACCGGCTGTCGGCCTTCTTCGACCTGGTCCAGCAGGACCCGGTGGTCAGCCAGGTGAAGCTGATCGCCGAGCCGTGGGACGTCGGCGACGGCGGCTACCAGGTGGGAAACTTCCCGCCGCTGTGGACCGAGTGGAACGGCAAGTACCGCGACACCGTCCGGGACTTCTGGCGTGGCGAGAAGTACACGCTGGCCGAGTTCGGCTCGCGGCTGACCGGCTCGTCCGACCTGTACCGCGACGACAGCCGCCGGCCGCTCGCGAGCATCAACTTCATCACCGCGCACGACGGCTTCACCCTGCGTGACCTGGTCTCGTACAACGACAAGCACAACGAGGCCAACGGCGAGGGCGGCAACGACGGCGAGAGCCACAACCGGTCCTGGAACTGCGGGATCGAGGGCGAGACCGACGACCCGTCGATCCGGAAGCTGCGGGCCAAGCAGCAGCGCAACTTCCTGGCCACGTTGCTGATCTCGCAGGGTGTGCCGATGCTGGCCCACGGCGACGAGCAGGGCCGGACCCAGTCGGGCAACAACAATGTCTACTGCCAGGACAACGAGCTCGCCTGGGTCAACTGGGACCTCAGCGAGGAGCAGCAGGACCTGCTGGAGTTCACCGGCGAGCTGGTCAAGCTGCGCAACGAGCACCCGGTCTTCCGGCGCCGCCGGTTCTTCCACGGCGACACGGGAGTCGACGGACTGGGCGACCTGGTCTGGTTCACCCCCAACGGCCAGGAGATGCAGGACGGCGACTGGAGCCGTGACGACGCCCGCGCGGTGGCGGTGTTCCTCAACGGCGACGCCATCTCCGAGCCGGACCCGCGCGGTGAGCCGGTGGTCGACGACTCGTTCCTGATCCTGCTGAACAGCAACTACGAGCCGGAGGACTTCCTGCTGCCGGCCAAGGAGTACGGCGAGGCCTGGACGGTGGTCGTCGACACTGTCAGGCCGACCGGTCGCGTCAATGAGGAAGAGCACCCGGCCGGGAGCACTGTGCGGATCGAGGACCACGGCATGCTCGTCCTGACGAGGCCGCGGCAGGCAGCGCAGTGACGGCGGTCCCGCAGGCAACCTACCGAGTACAGATTCATGCGGACTTCGGCTTCGATGCTGCTGCCGAGGTGGTCTCGTACCTGCACAGCCTCGGGATCTCGCATCTGTACCTGTCCCCGATCCTGCAGGCCGCACCCGGCTCCATGCACGGGTACGACGTGGTGGACCACAGCAGGTTGTCCGAGCCAGCCGGTGGACGACCGGCCTTCGACCGGCTCGCCGCCCGCCTGGCTGACCATCGCATGGGGGCCATCGCGGACGTAGTACCGAACCACGTGGCTGTGCCGACTCCTGCCCGGCTCAACAAGGCTCTGTGGTCGGTACTACGGGATGGCCCGGGCTCGCCGTATGCCGAGTGGTTCGACGTCGACTGGGGGTCGGGCAACCAGCCGCTGTTGATGGCAGTGCTCGGCCACCGGATCGGCAAGGTGCTCGCCGACGGCGAGTTGGCGGTAGAGGGCGAAGTACTCCGGTACTACGAGCACGAGTACCCACTGCGCCCCGGGACGGAGAACCTGCCGATCGCCGAGCTGGTGACCGAGCAGTGGTACCGGCTGGCGCATTGGAAGGTCGCTGACGAGGAGCTGAACTACCGGCGCTTCTTCGACGTCGACACCCTGGCTGCTGTCCGAGTGGAGAACCAGGAGGTCTTCGAGGCGACCCACGAGCTGCTGTTCTCCTTGCTGCACGAGGGGAAGCTCAACGGCTTCCGTATCGACCACCCGGACGGCCTGGCCGACCCGCGTGGCTACCTGCGTCGCCTAGCCGAGCGCACGGGCGGTGCTTGGGTAGTAGTGGAGAAGATCCTCGAGGGCTCTGAAGAGCTACCTGGCGACTGGCCTTGCGCAGGCACTACCGGGTACGACGCACTACTGCGGGTCGGTGGGCTCTTCGTCGACCCGGCCGGGGCAGCGCCGCTCTCTGCCTTCCACTCGGAGCTCACTGGCGAGCCTGCTGACTTCGCTCAGGTAGTGGAGCAGGCCAAGCGTGAGGTGGTGCAGCACGGCCAGTACGCCGAGGTGCACCGACTCGTGGAACTACTGGCTCGCATCTGCCAGGACGACGTGCGTCTGCGCGACCACACCCGCCGTGCGTTCCACGAGGTGGTTGTCGAGCTACTGGTGAACTTCGACCGGTACCGGGCTTACGTAGTACCGGGTGAGCAGCCTGATCCGACTGCTGTGCATGCGCTGGAGCATGTGACCGAGTTGGCTCGGCGCAACCTGGATGAGGACCAGCAGGAGACGCTGGAGCTTGTGCGGGACCTGCTGCTCGGGCGTGAGGCCGGTACTGCGAGTCGCATCGACGAGCACGCGCGGCACGAGCTGATCGTGCGGTTCCAGCAGACATGTGGGCCGGTGATGGCCAAGGGGATCGAGGACACCGCCTTCTACCGGTGGTTCCGGCTGACCTCGCTGAACGAGGTCGGTGGGGATCCCTCGCATTTCGGGGTGTCGCCTGAGGAGTTCCATGCGTTCGCTGCCCGGCTGAACGATCGCTGGCCGCGCACGATGACGACGCTGTCCACACATGACACCAAGCGGTCCGAGGATGTCCGGGCGCGGTTGGGGGTGCTCTCCGAGCAGCCGGCGGCCTGGACGGAGGCGGTGCGGTCATGGCGGACGTTGTCGGAGCCGTATCGCGATTCGGGGCTGGACGGGAGTACGGAGTACCTGGTCTGGCAGACGCTGTTCGGTACCTGGGCTGATGGGCCTATTGCTGAGGAACGCTTGCAGGCTTACGTGTTGAAGGCCGTGCGGGAGGCCAAGCGGCATACGAGCTGGACGTCGTCGGACGCGGAGTACGAGGCTCAGGTCGCTGCCTTCATCACTGGTGTGTTGGGGGACTCTCAGGTGCTGGAGGCTGTCGGGCACTTTGCTGCTGGGCAGGCCGAGTACGTACGGGCGGCGACGCTCGGGCAGAAGCTGGTGCAGCTGACCATGCCGGGGGTGCCTGACGTGTACCAGGGCACGGAGTTCGTCGACCTCTCCCTGGTCGACCCGGACAACCGGCGGCCGGTGGACTACTCGGAGCGGATCGCTGGGCTGGCCCGGCTGGACGCTGGTGCTCGGCCGCATGGGCTGGCCGAGGAGAAATTGCTGGTGACGGCCAAGGCGCTGCGGCTGCGGCGGCAGAACCCGGAGGCCTTCGCTGGCAGCTACAAGCCGCTGCCGACGTCTAGTGGGCATGCGGTCGCGTTCCGCCGCGGTGACTCCGTGGTGACGATCGCTACCCGGCTGCCGGTGGCTCTGCATCGGCTTGGCGGGTGGGGCGACAGCACGGTCGTACTGCCCGAGGGTGATTGGCAGGACGTGTTGACTGGGCGCTCCGTGGGTAGTGGAGCGGCTCGAATCCATGAGTTGCTGGAGGAATTGCCGGTAGCGCTACTAGCTAGGAGCTGAATGCATACCTTCACCGTCTGGGCTCCTGCTGCTTCTACTGTCTCCCTGGTCCTCTCCGACAGTTGGTTGGAGATGAAGGCCGATCAGGGTGGGTGGTGGTCAGTAGAGGTGGCTTCGGCTGGACACGGGACCTCGTATGCCTTCTCTGTCGACGGTAGTGAGCCGATGCCTGATCCGCGGAGCGCTTGGCAGCCTTCAGGCGTGCATGGTGCCAGCCAGGTCTTCGACTCGGAGCTGTTTGGCTGGAGTGACGAGGGCTGGGCCGGGCGGGACGTACGGGGTGCTGTGTTCTATGAGCTGCACCTGGGGACGTTTACGCCCGAGGGGACGCTCGAGGCTGCTGCTGGGCACCTGGATTACCTTGTGGCGTTGGGGGTTGAGGTTGTCTCGCTGATGCCGGTCGCTGCGTTCCCTGGGCGGCATGGGTGGGGCTATGACGGGGTCGACCTGTATGCGGTGCATGAGCCGTATGGCGGGCCTGCTGAGTTGCAGCGGTTCGTGGATCGATGCCATGCGGTCGGGCTGGCGGTGTGTCTCGACGTCGTCTACAACCACCTCGGGCCTAGCGGTAATTACCTTGGGTCCTTCGGGCCTTACTTCACGTCTATGCACACGACGCCGTGGGGTCCGGCCGTCAATCTCGATGATGACGGTAGCGCCGAGGTGCGTCGGTGGATCGTCGACAATGCACTGCGGTGGTACCGGGATTTCCATATCGACGCGCTGCGGCTGGACGCAGTTCATGCGCTTGTTGATGACAGTCCTCAGCATTTGCTGGCGCAGTTGTCTGTGGAGACTGCTGAGCTGTCGATGGAGTTGGGGCGGCCGCTGGGGTTGGTGGCCGAGTCGGATCTCAACGATCCGCGGATGGTCGAGCCGGTGGCTGATGGTGGGCTGGGGATGACGGCGCAGTGGAGCGATGACTTCCACCATGCGTTGCATGTGTTGCTGACCGGGGAGAAGGCTGGGTACTACGAGGACTTCGCCGCGCCGGGAGCTTTTGAGAAGACGCTGACACAGGTGTTCTTCCACGACGGGTCGTACTCGACCTTCCGCGGCAAGGACTGGGGACGGCCGGTGGATCGGGAGCGGCGTCGCGGGTGGGAGTTCCTCGCGTACACGTCGAACCACGACCAGGTCGGCAACCGCGCGCTCGGCGATCGGCCGGCGCTGACGCCGGGGCAGTTGGCGATCGGGGCCGCCCTGGTGCTCACCTCGCCGTACACGCCGATGCTCTTCATGGGCGAGGAATGGGGCGCATCGACGCCTTGGCGGTACTTCACCGATCACACCGAACCCGAGCTGGCCGAGGCAGTGCGGGTCGGGCGGCGGCGGGAGTTCGCGTCGTACGGGTGGGATGCGGAGGAGATCCCGGATCCGCAGGATCCGGAGACCTGGCGGAGCTCGGTGCTCGACTGGACCGAGGTCGACGCTGCGCCGCATGCGGAGTTGCTGAGCTGGTACCGGGATCTGCTGGCGTTGCGGGCTCGGAGCGAGGACCTGCGCGATGGCCGGCTGTCGTCGGTGGAGGTTTCGTACGGCGACTCGTGGCTGGTCGTGCGACGCGGTGCTCTGCGGGTCGTGGTGAACCTGTCGCCGGATGAGGCGGTCGTCGCGCTGGACGGCGTACCGGCGTACGAGGTGATGTCATTCGGGAGTGTTTCGGTGGTCACGGACGGTGTTCAGCTGGCAGGTGAGAGCGTTGCCATCTTTGCAAGCTGAAAGATTTTTGCGTGAAGAAAGTGTTTGCGAAATGTGCTCGTAACGCCTTTGCTCGTTGGAAAGTCTGGACATAGCTGAGAATTTGTCCGTATTCCGTGGGTAGTTCAAGAATCGCTTGTATTCGGCTTCGTGGTGACGGACTGTAGAGGTGGCCAGCAGGAGCCGTTACCGGGGGGATGACCGGGAGGACACCTATGACTGTCGGAGGCGTTGACACCTACTACGACTACGAAGAGAAGCAGTGGAAGAGCAGGAGACTAGGCGGCGGCCCGATCGCCCGCGGCCCGGTCTGCCCGGCACCACGCACCGTAGAACATCCGGCGACAGACCGCCGGCCCCGAGACCGCCACACCAAGGACGACAAGATCCACGCCTGACGGAACCCAGCGCCTGACCACCGGCGCTGCCGCACCGGTCGCAGCCCTCACCCCGACCGGTGCAGCCGTCCGCCTAGCCGGCGGCGGTGTGGACGTCTTCTGAGGTCAGGTGGCGGAGTTCTTCGGTGGTGGGGAGGCGGCCTAGTTTGCGCAGGCGTTGGGATTGGGCCTTGCGGATGGACTCGACCAGGCGGCGGGCTTCTCGGGCGTTGCCGAAGTTGGGGGTGTCGGCGATGCGGTCGAAGTACGCGGTCAGGGGTGGGGTGGCGGTCGGATCGAGGTGGTAGTCGCCGCCTTCGACCATCCGGCTGGTGATCAGCAGGAGTTCGTCGGCCGAGTAGTTCTCGAACTCGATCGTCTTGGAGAACCGGGAGGCCAGGCCCGGGTTCGCGTCGAGGAAGTCGTTCATCTCGCCCGTATAGCCGGCCACGATGATGGCGATCTCGTCGCGGTGGTCCTCCATCAGCTTGACCAGCGCGTCGATCGCCTCCTGCCCGAAGTCCCCGCCGGTACCTGCCGAGCGCGACAACGTGTAGGCCTCGTCGATGAAGAGCACGCCACCCAAGGACTTCTCGAACACCTGAGCCGTCTTCTCGGCCGTATGACCGATGTACTGCCCGACGAGATCCCGTCGCGAGACCTCGGTGAAGCTGCCATGCGGCAAGACACCCAATGCCTTCAGGAGCTTGCCGTACAACCGCGCGACCGTCGTTTTCCCGGTACCAGGCGCGCCCGCGAAGATCAGGTGATGGCTCACCCCGCCGATGCTCAACCCCGCCGTACGCCGCCACTCGTTGACCTGGATCTCGTCGACGAGCGCATGGACCTCCGACTTCACGCCCGGCAGACCGACCATCTCGTCGAGGTCGCTGAGCAGATCGTCCAACGGTCCACCCACCTCGGCCGGCCGGGCCGACGCGCGTTCGATCACCTCGACCGTCGCGCCGTCGGCGATCGCCAGGGCCGGCTGGCCGGTGTTGTCGGTACGGCAGCCTTCGACGGTCCCGCCGCATCCCGGTGAGAAGGTGAACGCCGGCCCCCGGGTGTCATGGATGCTCAGCCGTCGCGCGATCGGCGTACTGCCGTGCGCGACGCCAACCCCTTCTGCGCCGGTGGACGAGATCTCGGTGTCCGTGAGTTCCGGCCGGCTGTACTGGTAGACGTAGACCCCGCGCCCGCCGCAGACCGAGATCGTGCAGCCGCGGATCAGCGGATCGGAGCCCAAGGCAACGACTATCCCGTCGCCGGAGATCTCGGTGACCACGGTGTCGAGGATCCGCCCGCTCGCGCCTTCGACCACGATGCCCGTCTCAGCGCCACTGATGGTGCAGCGGTCGACGGTGAACGCGCTGCTCGCGTGCACGGAGATCGCCGGCCGGGTCCGCGACCGGACCGTGCACTGCTCGACGGTCAGTACGGTCCGGTCGACCGACACGGCTATCCCGTCACCAGCCCGTACGTCCAGCCCGCGCAGCGTCAATTCGCCATCGACGGCCCGCAACGTCGGCCAGTCAGCACCATCACCGTCCAGTACTACGGTCGCGCCCGCCTCGGCCTGCAACGTGATCGACCGGCCATTGAGCTCGAGCGTCTCGGCGTACGTACCGGCCGCGATCGCGACAGCAGCCCCATCGGGCGCCTCCAGCAGCGCGGCGCCGATCGTCGGATACGCCCCGGGCCGGTCCGCTGCGACAGTGAGCACCCGGCCTGCGTGCAACGGAGTAGGCATCAGCTTGCCCGGTCCAGCAGCCAGCCACGGTCGGCAGCCTTCACCCCGGCCTGGAAGCGACTGCGAGCGCCAAGGCGGTTCATGATCTGCGCGACCATCCGGCGTACTGTCCGCACCGAGATGCCCAGCTGGGCAGCGGCGAACTCATCCGTCGCGCCGAGCGACAGCAGCCGCAGCATCTCCTTCTCACGCCCCGAGAGATCCGTGTCGACAGGGATGTCGCAATCGGCCAGCGATACGGCGTCCGGCCACATCCGCTCGAACAGCTCGGTAGCCGTCGTCACCACACTGTTCAGCCGCAGTACTGCGACGCTGCCGTTGGTCGTGTCGGCCGGGAGGACCGCGATCGAGTTGTCGATGACCAGTGCGTTCATCGGCACCATCGGAACGGTACGGACGGCCACACCCGCCAGGGACATCGCACCGAGGTGCCGGCACAGCGTCGGCGCAGTACGGGCCGTGTCGGGGTAGATGGCGCGGTACCGGATGCCCGGGCGGACGTCCCGCGGGCCGAAGGCCGGGCCGCTCGGGGTCAGGGTGCTCATCGCGATCACCGAGTCCTCGGCGTTGGCCAGCAGAGTAGCGATGCCGTCCTGGGCCGGTACCTGGTGGAAGCCGGTGGGGCGGTTCAGCATTGTGACAGTCATGAGAAAGGGACCCCCAGAGGTAGCGTGGCGGCGACAGCGGTGGTGTGCCGCCCGTCGAGGCGTTCCGGCTCCACTCCGAACGAGCGAGCCAATGTGGTCAGGACGTTGATCGCCGTGTCGAGCGTGGCGGCGTGGGCCGCGGCGACTCGTAGTACGGCGTCGTGGAGTGCGGGTTCGTGAGTCTCAGCGGGAGCTGTGACTGTGACGGTGAGCGTCTGCGCGCTTCCTGTGCCGGTGCCGAGCAACGTGTCGACCAGTGCCTGGGCAGTGGGCCGGGGGAGCTGGGCGAAGCCGTTGAGTCGAAGGCCGACCTGCAGGACGGGTCCTGCGGCCCAGGTGGTCCAGCGCTCGCGGATCTGGCCGCGGCCGGCGTTGGCGTGTGCCAGTGCGCCGATCGACGCCAGTAGGTCGGATTCGTCGAGTGGCATGCACTCGATCTGCTCCCGGTCGAAGCGGCGCACCATCCGGCGGACGGTGTTGGCCAGTACCTGGCTGAGCTGCTCGTCGGTGGCGATGTCCGGCGTACGGGCGGCGGCTACGGCGACCCAGGCGCGCTGGGGCTGCGACTGCTTCGTACCGGTGTGTACTACGAGCTGCACCGAGACTCCGACTGGCTGCTCATCGGCGGAGTCGGCGAGTGAGCTCAAGCGCGGCAGTAGTTGGTGCTGGGCGTCGGAGCCGACCCGGAGAGCCACACTGGCTCCGGCTGGCCTGCTGAGCATGCCGTACGGCTGCTCGCGGACGGTCAGCTCCTGGGCTGACGTGCGGCCGCAGAAGACGCTGACCAGGTTCATCGCCGGGTCGCCGGCCAGGTCGAGCCGACGGCGGCGAGCGAGGAAGGCGAGCAGGATGCCGACCCAGCGGTAGAGCCAGAGGCCACGGAAGCGTACTGCCGTCAGCAGGATCAGGGAGATGGCTGCTAGCGCGGTGAGGATCAGTACTAGTCGCGAGCCGGTGGTGGCTGCGCCGATGGCTACTAGCGCGACCTGCCAGCAGACGATCTGGCCTACCCGGATTGCTCGCTCAGGTAGCTCGATCTCGTCGACAGTGGGTTGCTGGGTCGTGGGTGGGGTTACCAGGTACGACCGTTGGGCTGCTGTGGTTGTGGTGGGGAGCGCTGCCGCTGCTGGAGGCGCGGAGCGTTGCGGGAGGGCTGCGGCGCGGGCTAGCGGAG
This region includes:
- a CDS encoding helix-turn-helix transcriptional regulator produces the protein MTVTMLNRPTGFHQVPAQDGIATLLANAEDSVIAMSTLTPSGPAFGPRDVRPGIRYRAIYPDTARTAPTLCRHLGAMSLAGVAVRTVPMVPMNALVIDNSIAVLPADTTNGSVAVLRLNSVVTTATELFERMWPDAVSLADCDIPVDTDLSGREKEMLRLLSLGATDEFAAAQLGISVRTVRRMVAQIMNRLGARSRFQAGVKAADRGWLLDRAS
- the treY gene encoding malto-oligosyltrehalose synthase, with the translated sequence MTAVPQATYRVQIHADFGFDAAAEVVSYLHSLGISHLYLSPILQAAPGSMHGYDVVDHSRLSEPAGGRPAFDRLAARLADHRMGAIADVVPNHVAVPTPARLNKALWSVLRDGPGSPYAEWFDVDWGSGNQPLLMAVLGHRIGKVLADGELAVEGEVLRYYEHEYPLRPGTENLPIAELVTEQWYRLAHWKVADEELNYRRFFDVDTLAAVRVENQEVFEATHELLFSLLHEGKLNGFRIDHPDGLADPRGYLRRLAERTGGAWVVVEKILEGSEELPGDWPCAGTTGYDALLRVGGLFVDPAGAAPLSAFHSELTGEPADFAQVVEQAKREVVQHGQYAEVHRLVELLARICQDDVRLRDHTRRAFHEVVVELLVNFDRYRAYVVPGEQPDPTAVHALEHVTELARRNLDEDQQETLELVRDLLLGREAGTASRIDEHARHELIVRFQQTCGPVMAKGIEDTAFYRWFRLTSLNEVGGDPSHFGVSPEEFHAFAARLNDRWPRTMTTLSTHDTKRSEDVRARLGVLSEQPAAWTEAVRSWRTLSEPYRDSGLDGSTEYLVWQTLFGTWADGPIAEERLQAYVLKAVREAKRHTSWTSSDAEYEAQVAAFITGVLGDSQVLEAVGHFAAGQAEYVRAATLGQKLVQLTMPGVPDVYQGTEFVDLSLVDPDNRRPVDYSERIAGLARLDAGARPHGLAEEKLLVTAKALRLRRQNPEAFAGSYKPLPTSSGHAVAFRRGDSVVTIATRLPVALHRLGGWGDSTVVLPEGDWQDVLTGRSVGSGAARIHELLEELPVALLARS
- the glgX gene encoding glycogen debranching protein GlgX, with amino-acid sequence MQKWPGRPYPLGATYDGSGTNFALFSEVAQQVDLALIGDDGSEQLVQLTEVDGFVWHAYLPAVQPGQRYGYRVHGPYEPANGHRCNPSKLLLDPYAKAIDGQVDADESLFSYRFAKPDELNTMDNREHTMLSVVTNPFFDWGNDRPPGHAYHETVIYEAHVKGLTKTHPGLPEEIRGTYAGIGHPAIIEHLKELGVTAIELMPVHQFAQDGHLQERNLSNYWGYNTIGFFAPHNAYSSLGGLGQQVTEFKTMVQALHEADIEVILDVVYNHTAEGNEFGPTLSFKGIDNAAYYRLVDSDKSHYYDTTGTGNSLLMRHPHVLQLIMDSLRYWVTEMHVDGFRFDLASTLARQFHEVDRLSAFFDLVQQDPVVSQVKLIAEPWDVGDGGYQVGNFPPLWTEWNGKYRDTVRDFWRGEKYTLAEFGSRLTGSSDLYRDDSRRPLASINFITAHDGFTLRDLVSYNDKHNEANGEGGNDGESHNRSWNCGIEGETDDPSIRKLRAKQQRNFLATLLISQGVPMLAHGDEQGRTQSGNNNVYCQDNELAWVNWDLSEEQQDLLEFTGELVKLRNEHPVFRRRRFFHGDTGVDGLGDLVWFTPNGQEMQDGDWSRDDARAVAVFLNGDAISEPDPRGEPVVDDSFLILLNSNYEPEDFLLPAKEYGEAWTVVVDTVRPTGRVNEEEHPAGSTVRIEDHGMLVLTRPRQAAQ
- the treZ gene encoding malto-oligosyltrehalose trehalohydrolase, whose protein sequence is MHTFTVWAPAASTVSLVLSDSWLEMKADQGGWWSVEVASAGHGTSYAFSVDGSEPMPDPRSAWQPSGVHGASQVFDSELFGWSDEGWAGRDVRGAVFYELHLGTFTPEGTLEAAAGHLDYLVALGVEVVSLMPVAAFPGRHGWGYDGVDLYAVHEPYGGPAELQRFVDRCHAVGLAVCLDVVYNHLGPSGNYLGSFGPYFTSMHTTPWGPAVNLDDDGSAEVRRWIVDNALRWYRDFHIDALRLDAVHALVDDSPQHLLAQLSVETAELSMELGRPLGLVAESDLNDPRMVEPVADGGLGMTAQWSDDFHHALHVLLTGEKAGYYEDFAAPGAFEKTLTQVFFHDGSYSTFRGKDWGRPVDRERRRGWEFLAYTSNHDQVGNRALGDRPALTPGQLAIGAALVLTSPYTPMLFMGEEWGASTPWRYFTDHTEPELAEAVRVGRRREFASYGWDAEEIPDPQDPETWRSSVLDWTEVDAAPHAELLSWYRDLLALRARSEDLRDGRLSSVEVSYGDSWLVVRRGALRVVVNLSPDEAVVALDGVPAYEVMSFGSVSVVTDGVQLAGESVAIFAS
- a CDS encoding right-handed parallel beta-helix repeat-containing protein; this encodes MPTPLHAGRVLTVAADRPGAYPTIGAALLEAPDGAAVAIAAGTYAETLELNGRSITLQAEAGATVVLDGDGADWPTLRAVDGELTLRGLDVRAGDGIAVSVDRTVLTVEQCTVRSRTRPAISVHASSAFTVDRCTISGAETGIVVEGASGRILDTVVTEISGDGIVVALGSDPLIRGCTISVCGGRGVYVYQYSRPELTDTEISSTGAEGVGVAHGSTPIARRLSIHDTRGPAFTFSPGCGGTVEGCRTDNTGQPALAIADGATVEVIERASARPAEVGGPLDDLLSDLDEMVGLPGVKSEVHALVDEIQVNEWRRTAGLSIGGVSHHLIFAGAPGTGKTTVARLYGKLLKALGVLPHGSFTEVSRRDLVGQYIGHTAEKTAQVFEKSLGGVLFIDEAYTLSRSAGTGGDFGQEAIDALVKLMEDHRDEIAIIVAGYTGEMNDFLDANPGLASRFSKTIEFENYSADELLLITSRMVEGGDYHLDPTATPPLTAYFDRIADTPNFGNAREARRLVESIRKAQSQRLRKLGRLPTTEELRHLTSEDVHTAAG